Proteins encoded within one genomic window of Amycolatopsis nigrescens CSC17Ta-90:
- a CDS encoding fibronectin type III domain-containing protein produces the protein MAKGPSQASDGWLAATAGATAKRNGAVWRRRAPFALSAIVCVTALVAVLSGAAQPAPDTRFALTGHWVFNSVLQKAFHVDGATANIDAQATVPGTPGSQVVQGETSSYVVGSSRITAFGKSTLMVEQTIVPPVDEVPVGIETEGGPYLVYRNAGKIVRLGGNPTTLSTGGAVGDPVVTGDGTLWLHRTGAGLVCTLPKGAERISSCPVTVPKDHAGALTVVGDRPEFVDLTSATLHRIEDGVLGAGVPIGVPVSPDSGLAPTEVGGKVAILDRSAHRLLLADPMNPPATPVTVPLPPGDYLGPVAAGPAVAVLDRASGTVLTYGADGAHRDTKPLPRDSGEPRLSRGEDNRAYIEDGAGSRVLIVGTDGKIQDVPVVGKPALPAPVPVPDAGPPANQPASGPPDPRQQSEPRQAGEPPKQSPGPKTPKVPPPAKPVEQRQPAIPAGPPGAPASVRASAGDGTAKVNWGAAADNRSAITSYRVSWRTNSGQTGSVTVSGGAREATVNGLTNGTQYVLTVTAINQVGTGPGASAEPVAPFAAAKAPAVTARYQNGDANVSWSAPDLRGGTLVHYAVGATGLGTKTVQGTNTVYTGLKPGQTVTFEVRAVTRTATGQTLQGAVGSASITVPERGINIVRGRDGSFDSCEKPDCSYVNATMRGFEPSTTYDITLSSTSNGNVRTEEFSTNASGDGTYNELAYDVPGETVWISVSTPNGKISSNKLYWEPR, from the coding sequence ATGGCAAAAGGCCCTTCGCAGGCCAGTGACGGATGGCTGGCGGCCACGGCCGGCGCGACGGCGAAGCGGAATGGTGCGGTCTGGCGCAGGCGCGCGCCGTTCGCGTTGTCCGCGATCGTATGCGTGACGGCACTGGTCGCCGTGCTCAGCGGGGCCGCGCAGCCCGCGCCGGACACCCGGTTCGCGCTGACCGGGCACTGGGTCTTCAACTCGGTGCTGCAGAAGGCGTTTCACGTCGACGGCGCCACCGCGAACATCGACGCGCAGGCCACGGTTCCCGGCACCCCCGGCAGCCAGGTGGTGCAGGGCGAGACCAGCAGCTATGTCGTCGGTAGCTCCCGGATCACCGCCTTCGGCAAGTCGACCCTGATGGTGGAGCAGACGATCGTCCCGCCGGTGGACGAGGTCCCGGTGGGTATCGAGACCGAGGGCGGGCCGTACCTCGTGTACCGCAACGCGGGCAAGATCGTTCGGCTCGGCGGGAACCCCACGACCCTGTCCACGGGCGGTGCGGTCGGCGACCCGGTGGTTACCGGGGACGGCACGTTGTGGTTGCACCGCACCGGTGCCGGGCTGGTGTGCACCCTGCCGAAGGGCGCCGAGCGCATTTCGTCGTGCCCGGTGACCGTGCCGAAGGACCACGCCGGCGCGCTGACCGTGGTCGGCGACCGGCCCGAGTTCGTCGACCTGACCTCGGCCACGTTGCACCGCATCGAGGACGGCGTGCTCGGCGCCGGAGTACCGATCGGTGTTCCTGTCTCGCCCGACTCGGGGCTGGCGCCCACCGAGGTCGGTGGCAAGGTGGCGATCCTCGACAGGTCCGCGCACCGCCTGCTCCTCGCTGACCCGATGAACCCGCCAGCGACGCCGGTCACGGTACCGCTGCCACCCGGCGACTACCTTGGGCCGGTCGCGGCAGGCCCGGCGGTCGCCGTGCTCGACCGCGCGAGCGGCACGGTGCTCACCTACGGCGCCGACGGCGCGCACCGGGACACCAAACCGCTCCCGCGCGACTCCGGCGAGCCACGGCTCAGCCGCGGCGAGGACAACCGGGCCTACATCGAGGACGGCGCGGGCAGCCGGGTGTTGATCGTCGGCACGGATGGGAAGATCCAGGACGTCCCGGTGGTCGGTAAACCGGCCCTTCCCGCGCCGGTGCCGGTCCCGGACGCCGGTCCGCCGGCGAACCAGCCGGCCAGTGGGCCACCCGATCCGCGCCAGCAGAGTGAGCCGAGGCAGGCAGGGGAGCCGCCGAAGCAGTCACCGGGCCCGAAAACGCCGAAGGTGCCACCACCGGCCAAGCCGGTCGAGCAGCGGCAGCCGGCGATCCCGGCCGGCCCGCCGGGCGCCCCGGCTTCGGTGCGAGCCTCGGCAGGGGACGGGACGGCGAAAGTCAACTGGGGCGCGGCCGCGGACAATCGCTCGGCGATCACGTCCTACCGGGTGTCCTGGCGGACGAACTCGGGCCAGACCGGTTCGGTGACCGTGAGCGGCGGCGCCCGCGAGGCGACCGTCAACGGCCTCACCAACGGTACGCAGTACGTGCTGACCGTGACCGCGATCAACCAGGTGGGTACCGGTCCCGGCGCGTCCGCCGAGCCGGTGGCTCCGTTCGCCGCGGCGAAGGCGCCCGCCGTGACCGCGCGCTACCAGAACGGCGACGCGAACGTGAGCTGGAGCGCCCCTGATCTGCGCGGCGGGACACTCGTGCACTACGCGGTCGGTGCGACCGGGCTCGGCACGAAAACGGTGCAGGGGACGAACACCGTCTACACAGGACTCAAACCCGGTCAGACCGTCACGTTCGAAGTCCGGGCGGTCACTCGTACCGCGACCGGGCAGACCCTGCAGGGTGCCGTGGGGAGCGCGTCGATCACCGTGCCGGAGCGGGGGATCAACATCGTCCGCGGCAGGGACGGCTCGTTCGACTCGTGCGAGAAACCGGACTGCTCCTACGTGAACGCGACGATGCGGGGCTTCGAGCCGAGCACCACCTACGACATCACGTTGAGCTCGACCAGCAACGGCAACGTTCGGACCGAGGAGTTCAGCACCAACGCGAGCGGTGACGGGACCTACAACGAGCTCGCCTACGACGTGCCCGGCGAAACGGTGTGGATCTCGGTTTCCACG
- a CDS encoding ArsR/SmtB family transcription factor — protein sequence MGTDFAAVARLLANPARSAVVDALQAGRPLAAGELAQLAGVRPSTTSEHLTMLVQGGLLTVVHAGRHRYYQLAGTAVSDALEALSHICPATPVRSLRQASAARTYQYARTCYDHLAGALGVALLDAMLDREWLAPGDPDYTLTPSGATELGRLGVDLAACRRSRRQFARPCLDWTQRRPHLAGALGAAITATLNTHGWLRPGSPNRGVRITTTGQTRLHTTFGIDTTALTTSNDS from the coding sequence ATGGGGACCGATTTCGCCGCGGTCGCGCGGCTGCTGGCCAACCCAGCACGCTCGGCCGTGGTCGATGCGCTGCAGGCCGGGCGTCCCCTCGCCGCCGGGGAACTCGCGCAGTTGGCCGGAGTCCGACCCTCCACGACCAGCGAGCACCTGACGATGCTCGTCCAGGGCGGCCTGCTCACGGTCGTCCACGCCGGGCGGCACCGCTACTACCAGCTGGCCGGCACGGCCGTGTCCGACGCGCTGGAGGCCTTGTCGCACATCTGCCCGGCAACCCCGGTGCGATCCCTGCGCCAAGCCAGCGCCGCCCGCACCTACCAGTACGCCCGCACCTGCTACGACCATCTGGCCGGCGCCCTTGGCGTGGCCTTGCTCGACGCCATGCTCGACCGGGAATGGCTCGCCCCTGGCGACCCCGACTACACGCTCACCCCAAGCGGTGCGACCGAACTCGGCCGACTCGGGGTCGACCTCGCAGCCTGCCGACGCTCACGCCGACAGTTCGCCCGGCCCTGCCTGGACTGGACACAACGCCGCCCGCACCTCGCCGGCGCCCTCGGCGCCGCCATCACGGCCACGCTGAACACGCACGGCTGGCTCCGCCCCGGCTCCCCAAACCGCGGAGTGCGGATCACCACCACCGGCCAGACCAGGCTGCACACCACCTTCGGCATCGACACCACAGCACTCACCACGAGCAACGACAGCTGA
- a CDS encoding NAD(P)/FAD-dependent oxidoreductase, translating to MATDVVVVGSGVIGASVALELARSGWRVTVVDKAGGAGHGSTSASSAVVRFNFSTAAGVATAWEAHFGWRSWAEHLGRDVGQLARYVRCGMAMLDVDVAPRSVYLPLFENVGVPFEEWSSADLLERIPGIDVGRYWPPKRIDDEEFWAEAETTLGAVYTPDAGFVNDPQLAAQNLAAAARAHGAEFRFHALVRGIERAHGRVIAVTLADGSRIPCGVVVNAAGPWSTRINELASVGSDFTVGCRPLRQEVAHVAAPVSFRADNRVGICVADMDLGTYLRGEVGGGLLVGGTEPKCDPLQWVDDPDAVTAHPTMAVFEAQVTRAARRLPALEIPNRARGVVGVYDVADDWTPIYDRTELDGFYVAMGTSGNQFKNAPVVGKFLASIIEQTENGVDHDERPVRFVGEHTGQDIDLSAFSRKRPHGTKNAGTVLG from the coding sequence ATGGCCACGGACGTCGTGGTGGTCGGGTCGGGAGTGATCGGTGCGTCGGTCGCATTGGAACTCGCCCGCAGCGGCTGGCGGGTGACGGTGGTCGACAAGGCGGGGGGAGCCGGCCACGGCTCCACGAGTGCGTCCAGCGCGGTGGTGCGGTTCAACTTCTCCACCGCTGCGGGCGTCGCCACCGCCTGGGAGGCGCACTTCGGCTGGAGGTCGTGGGCGGAGCACCTTGGCCGCGATGTCGGGCAATTGGCTCGGTACGTGCGGTGCGGGATGGCGATGCTGGATGTGGACGTCGCTCCCCGGTCGGTGTACCTGCCGCTGTTCGAGAACGTGGGTGTCCCGTTCGAGGAATGGTCGAGTGCGGACTTGCTCGAGCGGATCCCGGGTATCGACGTCGGCAGGTACTGGCCACCGAAACGCATCGACGACGAGGAGTTCTGGGCCGAGGCCGAAACCACGCTGGGTGCCGTGTACACACCTGATGCCGGGTTCGTGAACGACCCGCAACTGGCGGCGCAGAATCTGGCCGCTGCCGCGCGGGCACACGGTGCCGAATTCCGGTTCCATGCGTTGGTGCGCGGGATCGAACGGGCCCATGGCCGGGTCATCGCGGTGACACTCGCGGATGGGAGCAGGATCCCCTGTGGCGTAGTGGTCAACGCCGCGGGTCCATGGTCGACGCGCATCAATGAGCTGGCCTCGGTCGGATCCGACTTCACCGTGGGATGCCGGCCGTTGCGGCAGGAGGTTGCGCACGTCGCGGCCCCGGTGAGTTTTCGCGCCGACAACCGCGTCGGGATCTGCGTCGCGGACATGGACCTGGGTACCTACCTGCGAGGCGAGGTCGGTGGGGGATTGCTGGTCGGTGGTACGGAACCGAAATGCGATCCGCTGCAGTGGGTGGACGACCCGGATGCCGTCACCGCGCACCCGACGATGGCGGTGTTCGAAGCTCAGGTAACGAGGGCTGCGCGACGGCTACCGGCGTTGGAGATACCCAATCGGGCTCGCGGGGTCGTGGGAGTCTACGACGTCGCTGACGACTGGACGCCGATCTACGACCGCACGGAGCTGGACGGGTTCTACGTCGCCATGGGGACCAGCGGCAACCAGTTCAAGAACGCGCCGGTCGTCGGCAAGTTCCTCGCCTCGATCATCGAACAGACGGAGAACGGCGTAGACCACGACGAACGGCCAGTGCGATTCGTCGGCGAGCACACCGGCCAGGACATAGACCTTTCGGCGTTCTCCCGCAAGCGTCCCCACGGCACAAAGAACGCGGGCACAGTCCTAGGTTGA
- a CDS encoding alpha/beta hydrolase, producing the protein MSAMWQGCLADTDYFELRSSGGHDYGVWVTTPPRYDPATTQVPVVYVLDGNWAVGMTAPLIVTQLDPIQRIQPYLQVSVGYAGEEAQHWARLRNRDLVPPGEPIAEEFIDAVETGIQTGAMTREEADAYLAELRETHADAFLDFLTAELHPRIERDYGTAASGHGLFGYSYGGLFSLYTWLTGCTLFESIGAGSPGVAGADSQIFAQLQEMGDRQHAAKLHVTLNELELLGDLAIYQNITKYTATVLHRLTSRSGAVTSAVLRETHVTGLQASFLSYLRTCRAIA; encoded by the coding sequence ATGAGCGCCATGTGGCAGGGCTGCCTCGCCGACACCGACTACTTCGAGCTGCGTTCCAGCGGTGGGCACGACTACGGCGTCTGGGTCACCACGCCACCGCGCTACGACCCCGCCACGACGCAAGTACCTGTCGTGTACGTGCTCGACGGCAACTGGGCCGTTGGCATGACGGCTCCGCTCATCGTCACCCAGCTAGACCCCATCCAACGAATCCAGCCCTACCTCCAAGTCAGCGTCGGCTACGCAGGCGAGGAAGCACAGCACTGGGCACGGCTGCGCAACAGAGACCTCGTGCCACCCGGCGAGCCCATCGCCGAGGAGTTCATCGATGCCGTGGAGACGGGAATTCAAACGGGCGCGATGACCCGCGAGGAAGCCGACGCCTATCTCGCCGAACTACGCGAAACCCACGCCGACGCATTCCTGGACTTCCTCACCGCGGAACTGCACCCGCGGATCGAACGCGATTACGGCACAGCCGCGAGCGGTCACGGCCTCTTCGGCTACTCCTACGGCGGACTTTTCAGCCTCTACACCTGGCTCACCGGCTGCACGCTCTTCGAGAGCATCGGAGCGGGCAGTCCCGGCGTTGCCGGTGCAGACAGTCAGATCTTCGCCCAGCTCCAAGAGATGGGTGACCGGCAGCATGCCGCCAAGCTGCACGTGACCCTCAACGAGCTCGAGCTGCTCGGAGACCTGGCCATCTACCAAAACATCACGAAGTACACGGCCACCGTCCTGCATCGCCTCACCTCACGCAGCGGAGCCGTCACCAGCGCGGTCCTGCGCGAAACGCACGTAACCGGCCTGCAGGCCTCGTTCCTCAGCTACCTCAGGACCTGTCGTGCCATCGCATAG
- a CDS encoding metal-dependent hydrolase family protein — protein sequence MGRFQVVGAAVVDGSGCDPIDVNVTVEDGRVAQLGASSAHGERLDAGGLTMTPGLIDAHVHLGLSSPIQPQFSFQLSAAEIAADIFATAGATLDAGFTTVRDTGGIDGGVVTTIAKGKVRGPRVLSCGPVQCQTGGHGYYGADWEPTELWSSHHVPGLCALSMMSGNADELRGNVREAFRRGASFLKLCVTGGVVGAHDRLTDTQFTVEEIAVAVQEAAARGSYVTVHAHNNEGIRNAVEAGVGCVEHGTDLDESTATLMATRGVALVPTFAVVEQLLHDTAGAGLGEATRDRVLGVRERMTEALAVAKEAGVRIGLGSDLIGPAQDRRGEELRLRAELETPMEALVAATKTNAEILGLSGQVGVIAPGMQADFVLWKGNPLEDPKLFADPANAILVVKAGRVVKDLR from the coding sequence GTGGGACGGTTTCAGGTAGTCGGCGCGGCGGTCGTCGACGGGTCGGGTTGCGACCCCATCGACGTGAACGTCACCGTCGAAGACGGGCGTGTTGCCCAGCTTGGTGCCTCGAGCGCACACGGCGAGCGCCTCGATGCCGGGGGACTGACGATGACGCCCGGCCTGATCGACGCGCACGTTCACCTGGGCTTGTCGAGCCCGATCCAGCCGCAGTTCTCGTTTCAGCTCAGTGCCGCTGAGATCGCCGCGGACATCTTCGCCACGGCCGGCGCGACGCTCGATGCCGGCTTCACGACCGTTCGGGACACCGGCGGGATCGACGGCGGCGTCGTCACCACGATCGCAAAGGGCAAGGTCAGGGGACCGCGCGTGCTGTCGTGCGGACCTGTGCAGTGCCAGACCGGTGGGCACGGCTACTACGGAGCCGACTGGGAACCCACCGAGCTGTGGAGCAGCCATCACGTTCCGGGTCTGTGCGCCCTGTCCATGATGTCGGGCAACGCGGACGAGCTGCGAGGCAACGTGCGCGAAGCCTTCCGTCGCGGAGCCTCCTTCCTGAAGCTCTGCGTGACCGGCGGAGTGGTCGGCGCCCACGACCGGCTGACCGACACCCAGTTCACCGTGGAAGAGATCGCCGTCGCTGTTCAAGAAGCTGCGGCACGGGGCAGTTATGTGACGGTTCACGCCCACAACAACGAAGGCATTCGGAACGCGGTCGAGGCCGGGGTGGGCTGTGTCGAGCACGGCACCGACCTCGACGAGTCCACGGCCACCCTGATGGCCACTCGCGGGGTTGCTCTTGTGCCCACGTTCGCTGTCGTCGAGCAACTGCTGCACGACACCGCCGGAGCCGGCCTCGGCGAGGCGACCCGCGATCGTGTGCTGGGGGTTCGTGAGCGGATGACCGAGGCGCTCGCTGTCGCCAAGGAGGCCGGCGTGCGGATCGGGCTGGGTTCCGATCTCATCGGTCCGGCTCAGGACCGTCGAGGCGAAGAGCTCAGGCTGCGCGCGGAGCTCGAGACGCCGATGGAAGCTCTCGTGGCGGCCACGAAGACCAACGCCGAGATCCTCGGCCTATCCGGCCAGGTGGGCGTCATCGCTCCCGGGATGCAGGCAGACTTCGTGCTCTGGAAAGGCAATCCGCTCGAAGATCCGAAGCTCTTCGCCGATCCCGCCAACGCCATCCTCGTCGTCAAGGCCGGACGCGTTGTGAAGGACCTGCGATGA
- a CDS encoding TetR/AcrR family transcriptional regulator has translation MILSSAERKGDARERLLARLLDTFGEDLPSPEVSLREIAARTETSHALLRYHFGSLSGVLAAMLKAQRSRDNEALFEVAQQGTFDDLVVAIWRAYTRPEQLSRVRSFFHVVGLAAYRPEDFREFIDSLDDLTRMLASLAEREGLDTEEALTMATVAVAAIRGLLLQEVLTPGVRSEDAVALILRMSTGQSVPRTRPGP, from the coding sequence GTGATCTTGTCAAGCGCGGAACGCAAGGGCGACGCACGCGAGCGTCTCCTGGCTCGACTTCTCGACACCTTCGGCGAGGACCTTCCCTCGCCGGAGGTGTCGCTCCGCGAGATCGCCGCCCGGACCGAGACCAGCCACGCCCTCCTGCGATACCACTTCGGGTCACTCTCGGGCGTCTTGGCAGCCATGCTCAAGGCGCAGCGATCTCGTGACAACGAGGCGCTTTTCGAGGTCGCCCAGCAGGGCACCTTTGACGACCTCGTGGTGGCGATCTGGCGGGCCTACACCCGCCCGGAGCAGCTGTCGCGTGTCCGCAGCTTCTTCCACGTCGTAGGACTGGCCGCGTACCGCCCAGAGGACTTTCGCGAGTTCATCGACTCGCTCGACGACCTGACCAGGATGCTGGCCTCGCTCGCGGAACGCGAAGGGCTCGACACCGAGGAAGCGCTGACCATGGCCACCGTCGCCGTTGCCGCGATTCGTGGCCTGCTCTTGCAGGAAGTTCTGACGCCAGGGGTCCGCTCGGAGGACGCGGTCGCCTTGATCCTGCGCATGAGTACGGGCCAGTCCGTTCCACGGACACGTCCGGGGCCTTGA
- a CDS encoding helix-turn-helix domain-containing protein, which translates to MRESWLDLLLRDAAPDELQRHGSELARSRDTGVADRETAQALRLTMVLRQQAQRAAELAALNDIAIRLAALHAPDELLPEIVDQARRLLGADLAYLGLVEDGQLRLKVTSGALTPELVGVAIPLSVGLAGEVIEHAAPRWTADYQVERRFRHDDTADTAARAENMRGLLGVPLRLRGRVLGALFVGKRQERDFTEHEVTLASALAAHAAIAIENANAISSLNAANDQLARRTDELEQTLRWDQRLTRVVLTGGGVEELLAEISSMARGQVRFVAEPPDDGTADSATVAQPVVAGERRFGTLVLDGEPVRDDRLLLDRAAPALALALLAEQAAAEASRRTRAALLVDLLTTTSERPALRQAGLDPSARYSVLVVASGRARLPQLPGALTAEHGGRLLVVTTAGPDGIRRDWPRDAPTAGIAGPARGQAELRRCFHEARQTLRALEALGRKGEAATAGQLGLYRILLDHAGRRDLAEAFEHVLGPVLAEERRRGVPLVETLRVFLDHGRRPRPAATALAIHVNTLYQRLAAADSLLGEGWRSPPRALELHLLLHLTAASGPLDRPEGG; encoded by the coding sequence GTGCGGGAGTCATGGCTGGACTTGCTGCTGCGCGACGCCGCCCCGGACGAGCTCCAGCGGCACGGCAGCGAACTGGCGCGGTCGCGAGACACCGGGGTGGCCGACCGGGAGACCGCGCAAGCGCTGCGGCTGACGATGGTGCTGCGGCAGCAGGCGCAGCGGGCGGCCGAGTTGGCCGCGCTCAACGACATCGCGATCCGGCTGGCCGCTCTCCACGCGCCCGACGAGCTACTACCGGAGATCGTCGACCAGGCACGCCGGCTGCTCGGCGCGGACCTGGCCTACCTCGGCCTCGTCGAGGACGGGCAGCTGCGACTCAAGGTCACCAGCGGTGCGCTCACGCCAGAGCTGGTCGGGGTGGCGATCCCGTTGTCGGTGGGGCTGGCCGGTGAGGTGATCGAGCACGCCGCGCCCCGCTGGACTGCCGACTACCAGGTGGAGCGGCGTTTCCGCCACGACGACACCGCCGACACGGCGGCACGTGCGGAGAACATGCGCGGGCTGCTCGGAGTTCCGTTGCGCCTGCGCGGCCGCGTGCTCGGCGCCCTGTTCGTGGGCAAGCGCCAGGAACGGGACTTCACCGAGCACGAAGTGACGTTGGCCTCGGCACTGGCCGCGCACGCGGCGATCGCCATCGAGAACGCCAACGCCATCAGTAGCCTCAACGCCGCGAACGACCAGCTCGCGCGCCGCACCGACGAGCTGGAGCAGACGCTGCGCTGGGACCAGCGGCTGACGCGCGTGGTGCTCACCGGCGGCGGCGTCGAGGAGTTGCTGGCCGAGATCAGCTCGATGGCGCGCGGGCAGGTCCGCTTCGTGGCGGAACCGCCGGATGACGGGACCGCGGACAGCGCGACCGTGGCGCAGCCCGTCGTGGCCGGAGAGAGACGCTTCGGCACGCTGGTGCTCGACGGTGAGCCCGTCCGCGATGACCGGCTGCTCCTCGACCGTGCGGCTCCGGCACTAGCACTCGCGCTGCTCGCCGAGCAGGCTGCGGCCGAAGCGTCGCGGCGCACCCGCGCGGCACTGCTGGTCGATCTGCTCACCACGACCTCGGAGCGACCAGCCCTGCGGCAAGCCGGGCTGGACCCGTCAGCGCGGTACTCGGTGCTCGTGGTGGCCTCCGGACGGGCGCGGCTCCCGCAATTGCCCGGCGCGCTCACGGCCGAGCACGGCGGTCGGCTGCTTGTCGTGACCACAGCCGGTCCCGACGGCATTCGCCGGGACTGGCCGCGCGACGCACCGACCGCGGGCATCGCCGGCCCCGCGCGCGGGCAGGCGGAGCTGCGGCGGTGCTTCCACGAGGCCCGACAGACGCTGCGTGCCCTGGAAGCCTTGGGGCGCAAGGGAGAAGCCGCGACCGCCGGGCAACTCGGGCTGTACCGGATTCTGCTCGACCATGCCGGTCGCCGCGATCTGGCGGAGGCTTTCGAGCACGTGCTGGGCCCGGTGCTCGCCGAGGAACGACGCCGTGGTGTGCCGCTGGTGGAGACCTTGCGCGTGTTCCTCGACCACGGCCGCCGTCCCCGCCCGGCAGCCACCGCACTGGCGATCCACGTCAACACGCTCTACCAGCGACTGGCCGCAGCCGACAGCCTGCTCGGCGAGGGTTGGCGTTCCCCGCCGCGGGCGCTGGAGTTGCACCTGCTCCTGCACCTCACCGCGGCAAGCGGTCCGCTGGATAGGCCGGAAGGCGGCTGA
- a CDS encoding FAD-binding oxidoreductase: MGDDAWRRELIEDLGRGLPAGRVITDPDVVSGYVHDEAEWAPHGTPAAVVRPRTAEEVRHVVQVCLRLGAPVVPRGAGTGLSGGANAIEHSVVVSTEAMTTIKEINRRERLAVVEPGVVNDHLRAACAEHALWYPPDPASAPWSTIGGNVATNAGGLCCVKYGVTGDYVLGLEFVTGTGELVRIGRRTAKGVAGYDLAGLMVGSEGTLGVITEVTVRLRPARQPEHTVVGYFSSIVDAGYAVAAVAEAGLEPSALELIDRHCLAAVDEWKHMGLSTEADVVLLGRTDSAGPAGEREADAMLACFEKAGATFAVRSTDQQEADALFDARRLAYPALERLGPVLTEDVCVPKGAVPEMLARIEEAAVRHDTLIANIAHAGDGNLHPLLITQPGDDAAKKRAQAAFDDIIAATLELGGTVTGEHGVGLLKRDGLAAEAGPAVLALGRAVKDALDPHGIFNPGKVMATEREGA, from the coding sequence ATGGGCGACGACGCGTGGCGGCGTGAGCTGATCGAGGACCTGGGCAGGGGCCTACCCGCCGGCCGGGTGATCACCGATCCCGATGTGGTCTCCGGCTACGTCCACGACGAGGCCGAATGGGCACCGCACGGCACACCGGCGGCGGTCGTGCGACCGCGTACGGCCGAGGAGGTGCGGCACGTCGTCCAGGTCTGCCTGCGGCTCGGCGCCCCGGTCGTCCCACGGGGCGCCGGCACCGGGCTGTCCGGCGGCGCGAACGCGATCGAGCACAGCGTGGTCGTCTCGACCGAGGCGATGACCACGATCAAGGAGATCAACCGGCGGGAGCGGCTGGCGGTGGTCGAGCCCGGCGTTGTCAACGACCACCTGCGCGCGGCCTGCGCCGAGCACGCCCTGTGGTACCCGCCGGACCCCGCGAGCGCGCCGTGGTCGACCATCGGCGGCAACGTCGCCACCAACGCGGGCGGACTGTGCTGCGTGAAGTACGGCGTCACCGGCGACTACGTCCTGGGCCTGGAGTTCGTGACCGGAACCGGCGAGCTCGTCCGCATCGGCCGTCGCACCGCCAAAGGCGTCGCCGGCTACGACCTCGCCGGGCTCATGGTCGGCTCCGAAGGCACGCTCGGCGTCATCACCGAGGTCACCGTCCGGCTGCGCCCGGCCCGCCAACCCGAACACACCGTCGTGGGCTACTTCTCCTCGATCGTCGACGCCGGGTACGCGGTCGCCGCCGTCGCCGAAGCCGGGCTGGAGCCCTCTGCGCTGGAACTGATCGACCGGCACTGCCTGGCCGCCGTCGACGAGTGGAAGCACATGGGCCTGTCGACCGAGGCCGACGTGGTGTTGCTGGGCCGCACCGACAGCGCTGGTCCGGCCGGCGAACGAGAAGCCGACGCGATGCTGGCCTGCTTCGAGAAAGCGGGTGCGACGTTCGCGGTGCGCTCGACCGACCAGCAGGAGGCCGACGCGCTGTTCGACGCGCGGCGCCTGGCCTACCCCGCGCTCGAACGGCTCGGGCCGGTGCTGACCGAAGACGTCTGCGTGCCCAAGGGCGCGGTCCCGGAGATGCTCGCGCGGATCGAGGAAGCCGCCGTGCGGCACGACACGCTGATCGCCAACATCGCGCACGCCGGCGACGGCAACCTCCACCCGCTGCTGATCACCCAACCCGGCGACGACGCCGCGAAGAAGCGGGCGCAGGCGGCCTTCGACGACATCATCGCGGCGACGCTGGAGTTGGGCGGCACGGTGACCGGCGAGCACGGAGTCGGTCTGCTCAAACGGGACGGGCTGGCCGCCGAGGCCGGGCCTGCCGTGCTGGCGCTCGGCCGGGCGGTCAAGGACGCGTTGGACCCGCACGGGATCTTCAATCCCGGCAAGGTAATGGCGACCGAGCGGGAAGGAGCGTGA
- a CDS encoding trans-aconitate 2-methyltransferase has protein sequence MWDPAKYLDYADLRARPFHDLTSRIGAEAPRRVVDLGCGPGNLTAGLAKRWPDAELEATDSSPEMVAAARAAGVPAGLLDVRDWAPAADTDVVVTNAVLQWVPEHRELLRRWAGQLPPGAWLAMQVPGNLSAPSHALVRKLAAEPEWAALLSGVDLRGEDTVDGPQGYAELLAGAGCAVDAWETTYVQRLAGPDAVLEWITGTALRPVRAALDEGSWQRFRSRLAPLLDEAYPPRADGTTWFPFRRVFAVARIGSQGRG, from the coding sequence ATGTGGGACCCCGCCAAGTACCTCGACTACGCCGACCTGCGGGCCCGCCCGTTCCACGACCTCACCTCGCGGATCGGCGCGGAGGCTCCACGCCGGGTCGTCGACCTGGGGTGCGGGCCGGGGAACCTGACCGCCGGCCTGGCCAAGCGCTGGCCGGACGCGGAGCTGGAGGCGACGGACAGCTCACCCGAGATGGTGGCCGCGGCCCGCGCGGCCGGGGTGCCAGCGGGGCTGCTCGACGTGCGTGACTGGGCGCCGGCGGCGGACACCGACGTGGTGGTGACCAACGCGGTGCTGCAGTGGGTGCCGGAGCACCGGGAGTTGCTGCGGCGCTGGGCCGGGCAGCTGCCGCCGGGCGCCTGGCTGGCGATGCAGGTGCCGGGCAACCTGAGCGCGCCGTCCCACGCGCTGGTGCGGAAGCTGGCGGCGGAGCCGGAGTGGGCCGCGCTGCTGTCCGGTGTGGACCTGCGCGGGGAGGACACTGTGGACGGTCCGCAGGGCTATGCCGAACTGCTGGCCGGTGCCGGCTGCGCGGTGGACGCCTGGGAGACGACGTACGTGCAGCGGCTAGCCGGGCCGGACGCGGTGCTCGAATGGATCACCGGGACCGCGCTGCGGCCGGTCAGGGCGGCCCTGGACGAAGGATCCTGGCAACGGTTCCGGAGCCGGCTGGCCCCGCTGCTCGACGAGGCGTACCCGCCCCGCGCCGACGGGACGACCTGGTTCCCGTTCCGGCGGGTGTTCGCCGTCGCCAGGATCGGGTCTCAGGGCCGCGGCTGA